A DNA window from Ornithodoros turicata isolate Travis chromosome 10, ASM3712646v1, whole genome shotgun sequence contains the following coding sequences:
- the LOC135369776 gene encoding uncharacterized protein LOC135369776 → MFFQVPYPPKWAFFAYAWIVSLLTWWDHPSDSFYNTEVLLEQYDFIVVGGGSAGNVVANRLSAIPEVQVLLVEAGGAPTAGTEVPSFFFLHNGYPYDWNYKTVPQKDACLGLEENRSKWTRGKALGGTSVVNAMVYVRGNKRDYDQWAENGAAGWSYEDVLPYFKSIEKFNIPEYAANGYHGNEGELSIGHSSMHSLSSDAFLEGCRQLGYEYVDYNGPSQTGCSRSQFNLHDGRRVSSAKAFILPVLKQRANLHVALNSVATKIQFENQRAVGVHFEKDGISHYIRASREVILSAGAIGSPQLLMLSGVGPRDHLRQHKIEVIADLPVGQNLQDHIFIGGITATIEKEASLQTRTLSALVDYLLHGTGPMSVPAGIEAVAFMSTPFVNESLDFPDVELIYVGGSYASEESETFLRDLGYKKEVYDKYLLPHRGKPAFEIQPVLNRLKSIGHITLKSDNPHDHPLLDPKYFSHPEDIKVAVEAAKLALKVIDSKAMKALGAKRWNIALPGCEDKVLWSDEYLECLARHLTHTTWHFCCTCAMGANDSAVVDPRLRVRGGIRNLRVIDASIMPYIVSANLNAPAHMIGAKGADMILEDHGFPAAIKTASLQESGVGGAPLLWIQDFLSDRFLFVRTSEGDTDPHPLRSCVNNNRFYRKIPMIFQLPEAPKWALFAFAYMLSLLCGWTPPSSSYFNTDNLHDAYDFIVVGGGSAGSIVANRLSANPDFKVLLIEAGGAPSAGTEIPSYFGLHNDCPFEWQFKTVPQKNACLALEGQRSKWTRGKVLGGTSVINSMMYVRGNRRDYDQWAENGATGWSYEEVLPYFKSIETFQIPDYATNGYHGDRGELPITYSAMHSLSSDAFLKGCSELGYSYVDYNGPSQTGHSRVQFNIQNGLRVNAAKAFIQPIIKERPNLHIVLDGVATKIEFKDKHAVGVHFEKNGAKHYVRAEKEVILSAGSIGSPHLLMLSGVGPKEHLQEHKIKVVADLPVGQNLQDHIFVGGIAGTMEEGATLPPRSLSSFLSYLLHGNGPMAIPGGIEALAFMSTSFVNASLDFPDVELIYIASSLASSSSESYLRDMGLKQEVFNKYFLPKRGETSFYIGTLLNRLKSTGEIRLNSTDPHDHPLLDPKYYSHPEDIQVAVESAKKALAVMDTKAMKSVGTKRWNIPLPGCEDKELWSDAYLDCLARHLTFTSWHFCCTCAMGEDKSSVVDPRLRVRGGLKNLRVIDASIMPFIVTGNLNAPAHMIGAKGAAMILEDHGFSHKKFEV, encoded by the exons ATGTTCTTTCAAGTTCCTTACCCACCAAAGTGGGCTTTTTTCGCTTACGCATGGATAGTGTCGCTACTGACGTGGTGGGATCACCCATCTGATTCCTTCTACAACACGGAAGTTTTGCTGGAGCAATACGATTTCATTGTTG TTGGCGGAGGATCAGCAGGAAACGTTGTGGCCAATAGGCTTAGCGCCATACCAGAAGTACAGGTCTTATTGGTTGAGGCTGGAGGCGCCCCAACTGCAGGCACGGAAGTgccatctttcttttttctccacAACGGCTACCCTTATGACTGGAACTACAAGACAGTCCCCCAAAAGGATGCATGTCTAGGCCTTGAGGAGAAC AGGAGCAAATGGACACGGGGAAAAGCTCTAGGGGGTACAAGCGTCGTGAACGCCATGGTCTACGTTCGGGGAAATAAACGAGATTACGACCAATGGGCCGAGAACGGTGCTGCTGGATGGTCATACGAAGACGTCCTACCATATTTCAAGAGTATCGAAAAGTTCAACATCCCTGAGTACGCCGCAAATG GTTATCATGGCAACGAAGGGGAATTATCCATTGGTCACTCGTCTATGCATTCACTCTCGTCCGACGCTTTCTTGGAAGGTTGCCGTCAGCTTGGTTACGAATATGTAGATTACAACGGGCCTTCTCAGACAG GCTGTTCTAGAAGTCAGTTCAATCTCCATGATGGAAGGCGAGTGAGTTCAGCAAAGGCGTTTATTCTCCCAGTACTCAAACAGCGTGCTAACCTCCACGTTGCTCTGAATAGTGTCGCTACCAAG ATCCAGTTTGAAAATCAGAGAGCTGTCGGTGTTCATTTTGAGAAGGACGGGATTTCGCACTACATCCGGGCAAGCAGGGAAGTAATTCTGTCAGCAGGTGCAATCGGGTCCCCACAGTTGCTCATGCTGTCGGGAGTCGGCCCTAGAGATCACCTTAGGCAACATAAG ATTGAAGTAATTGCAGACCTTCCTGTTGGGCAAAACCTCCAGGACCACATATTCATCGGCGGGATAACGGCTACAATCGAAAAAGAGGCATCCCTGCAGACCCGAACTCTGTCAGCTTTAGTGGACTACCTCTTACACGGAACGG GTCCTATGTCGGTGCCGGCTGGGATCGAGGCAGTTGCGtttatgagcactcctttcgttaACGAGAGCCTCGATTTTCCTGACGTCGAGCTTATTTACGTTGGAGGGTCTTACGCAAGCGAAGAATCGGAAACATTCTTGCGAGACTTGGGATATAAAAAGGAA gtGTACGACAAGTATTTACTACCACATAGAGGAAAGCCCGCGTTTGAAATTCAACCGGTCTTGAATAGACTAAAATCAATAGGACACATTACATTGAAGTCTGACAACCCACATGATCATCCGCTCCTTGATCCGAAATATTTCTCACACCCCGAAGATATCAAGGTGGCGGTCGAAG CCGCAAAGCTGGCGTTAAAGGTGATTGACAGCAAAGCCATGAAGGCTCTGGGGGCAAAGCGGTGGAACATTGCATTGCCCGGATGTGAAGACAAAGTCCTTTGGAGTGACGAGTACTTGGAGTGCCTTGCGCGCCATCTGACCCACACAACGTGGCATTTCTGTTGCACTTGTGCCATGGGAGCGAATGACAGTGCCGTCGTCGATCCCAGGTTGAG GGTTCGAGGAGGAATACGCAACCTACGTGTAATTGATGCCTCCATCATGCCCTACATAGTCAGTGCGAATCTGAACGCACCAGCGCACATGATAGGAGCCAAAGGCGCCGACATGATTCTTGAAGACCATGGCTTTCCTGCTGCTATCAA GACCGCCAGCCTGCAAGAATCTGGTGTCGGAGGCGCTCCCCTTCTTTGGATCCAGGACTTCCTCAGTGACCGCTTCTTGTTTGTTCGGACTAGTGAGGGGGACACTGACCCCCACCCT CTCCGTTCTTGTGTGAACAATAATCGATTCTACAGGAAAATTCCAATGATTTTTCAACTTCCCGAAGCCCCCAAATGGGCTCTGTTCGCTTTTGCATATATGTTGTCTTTACTCTGTGGATGGACGCCTCCGTCAAGTTCTTACTTCAACACGGACAACCTACATGACGCTTACGATTTTATTGTTG TGGGTGGAGGATCAGCCGGCAGCATCGTCGCTAACAGGCTCAGCGCAAATCCAGACTTCAAAGTCTTGCTCATTGAAGCTGGTGGAGCACCGAGCGCAGGCACTGAAATTCCATCGTATTTCGGCCTACACAACGACTGTCCATTCGAGTGGCAGTTCAAAACAGTACCGCAGAAGAACGCCTGCCTCGCCCTCGAAGGACAG AGGAGCAAATGGACAAGAGGAAAGGTGCTGGGAGGGACGAGCGTCATCAACAGCATGATGTACGTTCGAGGAAATAGAAGGGACTACGACCAGTGGGCTGAGAACGGGGCGACGGGATGGTCTTACGAGGAGGTTCTGCCTTATTTTAAGAGTATAGAGACATTCCAAATTCCCGATTACGCCACTAACG GTTACCACGGCGACAGAGGCGAGCTGCCCATTACATACTCAGCAATGCATTCTTTGTCGAGCGACGCCTTTCTAAAAGGGTGCAGTGAGTTAGGGTACAGTTACGTGGATTACAACGGCCCTTCACAGACAG GACATTCTCGAGTGCAATTTAACATACAAAATGGTCTGCGGGTCAACGCAGCGAAAGCCTTCATTCAGCCAATAATTAAAGAGCGTCCCAACCTGCATATCGTTTTAGATGGCGTGGCGACAAAG ATCGAGTTTAAAGATAAGCATGCCGTCGGTGTGCACTTTGAGAAAAATGGGGCAAAGCATTACGTCCGTGCAGAGAAGGAAGTGATCCTGTCAGCAGGATCCATTGGATCACCTCACTTGCTGATGCTGTCGGGTGTGGGTCCCAAGGAGCATCTTCAAGAACACAAG ATCAAAGTGGTAGCGGACCTTCCCGTTGGCCAAAACCTTCAAGACCACATTTTTGTCGGCGGTATAGCTGGCACTATGGAAGAGGGCGCAACCCTTCCACCACGCTCCTTGTCTTCCTTCTTGAGTTACCTCTTGCACGGCAATG GTCCGATGGCGATACCGGGAGGAATTGAGGCCCTCGCCTTCATGAGCACTTCATTCGTGAATGCGAGCCTTGATTTCCCGGACGTCGAACTTATCTACATCGCAAGTTCCCTCGCCAGCTCTAGCTCCGAGTCTTACCTAAGGGACATGGGCCTGAAGCAAGAG gtgttTAACAAATACTTCTTGCCTAAGAGAGGGGAAACAAGTTTCTATATCGGCACTCTCTTAAACCGACTGAAGTCCACTGGTGAAATTCGGCTAAACAGCACGGACCCTCATGATCATCCACTCCTCGATCCCAAGTACTACTCTCACCCAGAAGATATACAGGTCGCTGTCGAAT CCGCGAAGAAAGCGTTGGCAGTAATGGACACGAAAGCTATGAAGTCAGTGGGAACAAAGAGATGGAATATTCCTCTTCCTGGATGCGAGGACAAAGAACTTTGGAGCGACGCGTACCTGGACTGTCTCGCTCGACATCTGACATTCACTTCTTGGCATTTCTGTTGTACGTGTGCAATGGGGGAAGATAAGAGCTCTGTTGTAGACCCTAGACTGAG AGTCCGTGGAGGCTTGAAAAACTTGCGGGTCATCGATGCATCTATAATGCCCTTTATAGTAACGGGAAACCTCAATGCTCCTGCCCACATGATCGGTGCAAAGGGGGCAGCTATGATACTTGAAGACCATGGGTTCTCGCATAAAAAGTTTGAAGTTTGA